In Dehalococcoidales bacterium, the sequence ATCACCCTGTTAGTGGAGGGAAAGGGCTCATAGCTCGTAGTGTATAATTCATTGTTAATGGTTCCTGCCGGGGAACAATACTTACTGACTCTTTCCGGGAAGTTTGGTTATAGTACAAGACAATCAAACATCCCGATGGTCGTTAAGTATAATAACAGATACCCGGAAAACGAACTCCTGTTGAAAGCTAGCAATCCAAGGAGGTGACATACTATGCTGGAACCATTCTTCTTTGCCCTGGGAATTGTGAATAGTACCTTCTTGATTTTCATCTTTCTCATTAGAAAGAATCGATTCGCTCTCTTAGAGCGAATCGGGTGGTTGTATTTGCTCTTGGCGATTCCAGCCGTTTATGGTATTTTCTTGGTCTTTCAGGAGCAGAAGGCAGTACAATATAGTATCTTCCTAGGGATTTTCTTAGCATTCTTAGCTCTAGAATGGCTGTTTGATTACGTTTTGAAAATCAATTTTCGAGAGAACTGGAAGAAGAATTGGAAATGGGTAATACCCTATTTGGCTTTATACTATGCGATGAATTACGGATTTGTGGTAATGCCGTGGAAAACCCATTTACCATGGGGGCTCGTCATGCTCTGTCTTTTTATCATCCAGATAATCACGAATTTGAGGAGTCACCCCAAAATAAGTGGTTAAAAAATCTTTAAATTGCAGAAGCTGGCAAAATGCTTACGTACTCTTTTTTAACGGAAGAATTATAGTGCAAGACAATCAAACATCCCGATGTTTGTCCAGTGGTAGTAATTGGAAGAGAACGGCAACACTCCTCCTGGCCTCCTGTCCCCTCACGTGCCAGCAGGTGCGAATTCCTTGACATAACCTGAAAAACAAATCGAGCCTGTTAGCTGTGATTTGTTTCCCGAAATTTTATTATCACTTTGCCAGGAGTCTTGAAGCGTGCAACCGATACCCCGTTTGCCATGCGCCGGAGCCATGATGTATCCCCGCAACAGGATACTTTAAGTACTGCACCCCGCACAATTTGTATTTGGCATTGCTGATGGTATAATTACTGTAGAGCGGCCGTGCGGGTGGGGGCAGATGGTGAAGGACTTCGAGCTCATGGAGCATACCGCCGATGTGGGCATTGTGGCCTACGGTGCCGGCATTGCTGAGGCGTTTGCCAATGCCGGCCGGGCCCTCTTCAGCCTGATTACCGAACCCGACGGTATTAACGAGACAGAGTACCGCGATATCGAGGTAACCGCGCCTGACCGGGAAAGCCTGCTCGTAGCGTGGCTGAATGAGCTTATCTTCCTGTTCGATGCTGAGGGCATGCTCTTCAAGCGGTTCGACATCACTAATCTCAGCACTACCCGACTCAAAGCCAGAGCCTATGGCGAGGTCGCTGACATTTCCCGTCACATACTGAAGGTGGGGGTCAAGGCTGCCACCTACCACATGCTCGAGGTCGACAGCAGCAACGGCAGCCGCGTCCAGGTATTGTTTGACATATAGCCGGGCACACGGAGGTGAAGATGATGTGGCGAGAGACGCTGAACCGGCTCGACGACTACTGCTGGGAGATACCCACAAGCTACAAAGAGGGCATGAGAGTGTCCGGCCGGGTCTTTGCCAGCGAGTCCATGCTTGACCACATCCTCCAGGAACAGGTCTTCCAGCAGGTGGCCAACGTGGCCTTCCTCCCCGGTATCGTCGGGCATTCTCTGGCCATGCCGGACGTCCACTGGGGTTACGGCTTTCCCATCGGTGGAGTGGCGGCTACCAGGGTATCCGACGGCGTCGTGTCACCGGGCGGGGTAGGGTTTGACATCAACTGCGGCGTCAGGCTCCTGACAACGAGTCTTACCGCGGAAGAGGTAAGTCCGAAGATAGAGTCGTTGACTGCCGAGCTCTATACCAACGTGCCTTCCGGACTGGGCTCTAAGGGCAGGCTGCGTGTAAGCGAGAAGGAACTGGACGAGGTCATGGTTAAGGGCAGCCTCTGGGCAGTGGAAAAGGGCTATGGTGAGCCGGCGGACATCGACGCCACCGAGGAGTCCGGCTGCATCAGGGGGGCCAATCCGGAGAAGGTCAGCAACAAAGCCAAACAGCGCGGGATACCACAACTGGGGACTCTGGGCTCAGGCAACCATTTCCTCGAAGTGGAGCGGGTGAGCGAGATATATGACCGCGATGCTGCCCGGTCGATGGGTATCGAGGAGGTGGACCAGGTGGTTGTCATGGTGCACTGCGGTTCTCGGGGCTTGGGACACCAGGTCTGCACGGACTACGTCGCCACGCTGGGGAATGCGGTGAGGAAGTATGCCATCAACCTCCCCGACCGCCAGCTTGCCTGCGCACCGATTCAGTCGCCGGAGGGGCAAGCCTACCTGGAGGCCATGGCCTGTGCCGCCAACTACGCCTGGACTAACCGGCAGTGCATCGCCCACTGGGTCAGGGAGTCCCTGGTCAAGGTCTTCGGCAAGAGCCGCCGGGAACTGGGACTGGCGCAGGTCTACGACGTGGCCCACAATATCGCCAAGATAGAAGAGCACACCGTGGATGGGGAGAAACTCACCGTCTGCGTCCACCGCAAGGGTGCTACCCGTGCCTTCCCGCCCGGACACCCGGATGTTCCTCAGGCTTGCCGGGAGATAGGGCAACCGGTACTGATTCCCGGCGACATGGGTCGCGGCTCTTACATTGCCGTGGGTACCGAGACCGCCATGAAGATGACCTTTGGCTCCACCTGTCACGGTGCGGGCAGAGCACAGAGTCGGTCGGCGGCCAAGCGGAGCCAGCGGGGTGCCGATGTCGCCAGGTCACTGGCTGCCAGGGGAATAACAGTCAGGGCAGGCAGCATGGGCGGCCTGGCCGAGGAGGCCCCCGAGGCCTATAAGGACGTGGACGAAGTAGTTGACGTGACCCAGAGGGCGGGCATTTCCCGCAAGATAGTGAGGACAATACCGATAGGTGTCATCAAGGGTTAGTAAAAAAGGAGGTAACCAAGAAATGGCAGACGTGGAGCAACTGGTAAAAACAACTCTCGGCGAAATCGAGCGAATCCTTTCGACCAAGGCGGTGGTTGGTGAGCCAATGACCATCGAAGGCAACACCATCATACCGCTGGTTAGTGTGGGATTCGGCTTCGGTGGTGGCGGTGGTTCCGGCGGAGGTAAGGATAAGACTGAGGGTAGCGGTACCGGTACCGGCGGCGGAGGAGGAGTCAAACCCCTCGGCATCATCGTCGTCAATGCAGATGGTGTGAAGATTGAGCCTATCAGGGGGGCATCGGCTGCTGTGGTCGAGGCCGTAGCCGATGGTATCGCCAGGATGATGGAGAAGCGCCGGGAGAAGAAAGAAGATTAGGCGGTAAAGAGTGCTTGCCCTGTACATTATTGCGGGCATTGTTCTGCTGGTCATCCTGCTGTTCTCCATACCGGTCGACCTGGCGTTTGACGTCGCGACGTACCAGAGAGGCGGCGGGCGGTTGAGGGTGGGCTGGTTCTTCGGGCTGGTGGGGAAGGAGCTGCTGCCCGGCAGGAAGAGACGCCTGCCGAAGGTGAAGAAGGCCGGGGAGGTCAAAAGAGCCAAGAAGAAGCCCGACCTGGCTCTTCTCATCCCGGTGCTCAGGACCAGGGGACTGGTGGCCGGGGTAGTCCGTCTGTTCAGACGGATATTCCGCAGCCTCCACGTTCGGGAGCTGGATGCCAGCCTCCGGTTGGGCCTGCCGGACCCGGCAGACACCGGCCTGATGTACGGCCTTTGCTGGCCTGTTTTTGCCTTTCGCGGCTTCTCCAGCGCCGTCCGGTTCCGGATGGAGCCTGCTTTCGAAGGGCCTGTCTTCGAGGCGGACCTGAAGGGAAGTGTGAGGGTCTATCCGGCACAGGTGGCGGCAAATGCCGTCCGTTTTGTCCTTTCTCCCCCGGGTCTGCGCGTTATCAGGTTGATGGTGGTATCACGGTGGAAAAAGAGGAAATAAGCGCCGGCGAGCGCATTACCGTTGGGCAGGTGACTCTGCTGCCGATTCTGCGGACGGTGGCACATTGCCGGAAGGGCAGTCGTGGCATCATCGGCTCTGGCTCCAGGGATGTCCTCGGCGTGGTGGTGCTATCACCTGCAGGGCACCGGGCCATCAGCGTGGCCGGTGAGGAAGTGCCTGTCGAGCACTACGCCAGTCAAGTGCCGGAGATTGAGGAACTACTCCGGGGCGGATAGTCGGTACGCCGGCCGGTTAGGGGGTTACCAGGGAAGCTCGTCCGCGTCTACTTCAATGGCATTCTCGGCTTCTGGAGGCAGCTCGATGGAGACCGGCTGGTTGTAGTCACTGATTACGAGAGTCATAGTGATATCCATAGTGGTGTCCGAAATCGTCATCTCCATATCCATTGCTGCCTTGCAGAGAAGGAAGTTATCAATGGTAATCCACTGCTTTGCGGAGTAATTACGTGCTATATCACGGATGATAGTTTCTTCTTCGAGGGTGGGTACTGGCACCCCGGTTGCAGCCATCTTCTGAGACACGAATTCCCAGAGTGCATCAGGGTTCGGAACCAGCTCGAGTACGTAGCAGACTTTTCCTGCTACTGTCTCAGTTCCAATAAGCTTGACTTCAGAAAGTCTCAGCAGGTCTACCTGGTCCTCAACCTGCGTCATCTGTCCATGCATTTCCGGGGGGATATCAGATTTGACCCACATTGAGATATTGCCCAGTGTCGGTATCTCCATCAACGTGTACATAGTATCATCGACGAAGTACATATCCATGTCCGCTTCGATTGTGGCTTCACCGGGAGAATCTATGGTGACACTCATCTCCACCTTTCCATCCTTGCTGATAACGTTAACCGCACCGGTTATTTTCGATACCATCGATGCTTCAACAGTTTCTCCATTCTCTTCGCCGGCTATGTCCACCGTCAAGTCCACATCAAATTCGAGGGTCGTTATATTTGTGAGGTAATCGACCGCGTTTTCGACTATTTCTTCTACAGAGGGAGGACTTGTTATGGTTTCCACGATTGCTGTCTGGCACCCCAACAGGGGAAAGGACAATAAAATTACAAGGGAAATTACGGCTATTAACGACTTCATTTGCCCGACCTCCTCTCCTCAATTATGGTAACAGGTAGTGCACATACATATACGTACAAATGAGGTACATTTACTTCAATTCTAATGAAACGAGTACCTGGTGTCAAGGTGCGGGAGCCTTGTTGTGGACGGTTTATTCCGGAGATACGGTATTGTCCAACTGTCCGTGCTTCACCAGCCAGTACTCCAGGCTGTCGGCCAGTGCCAGCCAGCTGGCTTCGATGATATTGACGGAACTGCCCACCGTTCGCCAGTCGTCGGTGCCGTCACTGGACTCGATGAGGACGCGCACCTGCGACTCGGTACCGGTGCTCTCTTCGAGGATGCGGACTTTGTAGTCGACCAGCTTGATGGCGGAGAGGGCGGGGTAGAACTGGAGCAGGGCCTTGCGCAGCGCCTGGTCCAGGGCATTGACCGGGCCGTTACCTTCGGCAACGGTGTGCATGATGTCAGGGCCGACCCTCACTTTAACCATCGCCTCGGCAAGCGTCTCCTCAGGGCCTTCCCCGGTGGGTGTGCGCCGCCTCTTCTCCACGAGCACCATGAAGTCGACCAGTTCAAACGGCGGCTGATAGTCGGGCCGGGCGCGATGTACCAGCAACTCAAAGGAGGCCTCGGCGTTATCGTACTGGAAACCGCGGCTCTCCAGCAGCTTGACCTGTTCCAGCAGTTTCTGTACCTCAGCGCCCTGGAGGGGCATGTCCAGCCCGCGCTCCCTTGCTTTATAGATGATGTTGCCCTTGCCGGATAGCTCGGAAACGACCACCCTCAACCGGTTTCCGACCACAGAAGGGTCAATGTGCTGGTAAGCGTCCGCCCACTTGGTGACACCGGAAACATGAATCCCGCCTTTGTGGCTGAAGGCGCTCAGACCGACGTACGGCAGTGAAGCGTCCGGCATGAGATTGGCGGCCTCACTGACAAGGTGGGAGACCTCGGTCAGGCGGGCCAACTGGGCATCGGTGACGCAGTCAACGCCCATCTTGAGTTTGAGGGTGGGGATGATGGTGCACAGATTGGCGTTTCCACAGCGCTCGCCGTAGCCATTGATAGTACCCTGGACATGGGTTGCCCCGGCTTTGACTGCCGCCAGAGTATTGGCCAGTGCC encodes:
- a CDS encoding archease; its protein translation is MVKDFELMEHTADVGIVAYGAGIAEAFANAGRALFSLITEPDGINETEYRDIEVTAPDRESLLVAWLNELIFLFDAEGMLFKRFDITNLSTTRLKARAYGEVADISRHILKVGVKAATYHMLEVDSSNGSRVQVLFDI
- a CDS encoding RtcB family protein codes for the protein MMWRETLNRLDDYCWEIPTSYKEGMRVSGRVFASESMLDHILQEQVFQQVANVAFLPGIVGHSLAMPDVHWGYGFPIGGVAATRVSDGVVSPGGVGFDINCGVRLLTTSLTAEEVSPKIESLTAELYTNVPSGLGSKGRLRVSEKELDEVMVKGSLWAVEKGYGEPADIDATEESGCIRGANPEKVSNKAKQRGIPQLGTLGSGNHFLEVERVSEIYDRDAARSMGIEEVDQVVVMVHCGSRGLGHQVCTDYVATLGNAVRKYAINLPDRQLACAPIQSPEGQAYLEAMACAANYAWTNRQCIAHWVRESLVKVFGKSRRELGLAQVYDVAHNIAKIEEHTVDGEKLTVCVHRKGATRAFPPGHPDVPQACREIGQPVLIPGDMGRGSYIAVGTETAMKMTFGSTCHGAGRAQSRSAAKRSQRGADVARSLAARGITVRAGSMGGLAEEAPEAYKDVDEVVDVTQRAGISRKIVRTIPIGVIKG
- a CDS encoding spore germination protein GerW family protein, which encodes MADVEQLVKTTLGEIERILSTKAVVGEPMTIEGNTIIPLVSVGFGFGGGGGSGGGKDKTEGSGTGTGGGGGVKPLGIIVVNADGVKIEPIRGASAAVVEAVADGIARMMEKRREKKED
- a CDS encoding DUF2953 domain-containing protein, translated to MLALYIIAGIVLLVILLFSIPVDLAFDVATYQRGGGRLRVGWFFGLVGKELLPGRKRRLPKVKKAGEVKRAKKKPDLALLIPVLRTRGLVAGVVRLFRRIFRSLHVRELDASLRLGLPDPADTGLMYGLCWPVFAFRGFSSAVRFRMEPAFEGPVFEADLKGSVRVYPAQVAANAVRFVLSPPGLRVIRLMVVSRWKKRK
- a CDS encoding DUF6612 family protein is translated as MKSLIAVISLVILLSFPLLGCQTAIVETITSPPSVEEIVENAVDYLTNITTLEFDVDLTVDIAGEENGETVEASMVSKITGAVNVISKDGKVEMSVTIDSPGEATIEADMDMYFVDDTMYTLMEIPTLGNISMWVKSDIPPEMHGQMTQVEDQVDLLRLSEVKLIGTETVAGKVCYVLELVPNPDALWEFVSQKMAATGVPVPTLEEETIIRDIARNYSAKQWITIDNFLLCKAAMDMEMTISDTTMDITMTLVISDYNQPVSIELPPEAENAIEVDADELPW
- the cimA gene encoding citramalate synthase, which encodes MSLKLYDTTLRDGSQKEGVSFSVVDKLRIAQKLDELGIHYIEGGWPGSNPKDAEFFEKAQTLKLSVARIAVFGSTRRPKTRAETDGNLIALTESGAEIATIVGKCSDQQVTQVLETSLEENLSMIAESIQYLKERGLSVFFDAEHFFDGFKSDPDYALHCLSVAAEAGASCLVLCDTNGGALPEEIARAVEASVKSTNVETGIHTHNDGGLALANTLAAVKAGATHVQGTINGYGERCGNANLCTIIPTLKLKMGVDCVTDAQLARLTEVSHLVSEAANLMPDASLPYVGLSAFSHKGGIHVSGVTKWADAYQHIDPSVVGNRLRVVVSELSGKGNIIYKARERGLDMPLQGAEVQKLLEQVKLLESRGFQYDNAEASFELLVHRARPDYQPPFELVDFMVLVEKRRRTPTGEGPEETLAEAMVKVRVGPDIMHTVAEGNGPVNALDQALRKALLQFYPALSAIKLVDYKVRILEESTGTESQVRVLIESSDGTDDWRTVGSSVNIIEASWLALADSLEYWLVKHGQLDNTVSPE